A genome region from Novipirellula caenicola includes the following:
- the tatC gene encoding twin-arginine translocase subunit TatC: protein MDRPALPKDDLFENSTMTFGEHLEELRSSLVKAIIWLGVGLCVGLFFANDVIRFIQAPLQGAIQQFNADRDLTSLGYSDLDDPEIQPLREFLMRNALVWETIYEIPEELQTLAPDAIESNLDADAVTDVPAVTVKPYAMKELLQRLPDPSALQPKIQLRESKTSVSSLKIEEPFMIWVKAGLIVGAVLASPMILYHLWTFVASGLHAHERRYVYLYMPISVVLFSSGVVLAFFLVLHYVLTFLLAFNGSMDVAVEPRLTYYVNFVLMLPLGFGIAFQLPLVMLFLQRIGLFETEAYVQSWKVAVLVIFVMSMLLTPADVTSMVALAVPLMFLYFLGILMCKFIPRGRGLGSAAYDPA from the coding sequence GTGGATCGACCGGCACTTCCTAAAGACGACCTGTTTGAAAACTCAACGATGACCTTTGGGGAACACCTCGAAGAGTTGAGGTCGAGTCTGGTCAAGGCAATCATATGGCTAGGGGTTGGCCTGTGCGTCGGGCTTTTCTTTGCCAACGACGTGATCCGGTTTATCCAGGCGCCGCTGCAAGGTGCGATTCAGCAGTTCAACGCGGATCGCGATCTGACCAGTCTAGGTTATTCGGATCTGGACGATCCCGAAATTCAGCCCCTTCGCGAATTCTTAATGCGAAACGCGTTGGTTTGGGAGACCATTTACGAGATCCCCGAGGAATTGCAAACGCTAGCCCCCGACGCGATCGAGTCCAATCTCGATGCGGACGCAGTAACCGACGTTCCCGCAGTGACCGTCAAACCATACGCGATGAAAGAGTTGCTGCAGCGGTTGCCGGACCCCTCGGCGCTGCAGCCCAAGATTCAGTTGCGTGAGAGCAAGACGAGCGTCAGTTCACTGAAGATCGAAGAGCCCTTTATGATCTGGGTCAAGGCAGGCTTGATCGTGGGTGCGGTGTTAGCATCACCGATGATTCTGTATCACCTGTGGACGTTTGTCGCATCGGGGCTGCACGCGCATGAACGACGCTATGTGTATCTGTACATGCCGATCAGCGTGGTTCTGTTTAGTAGCGGCGTTGTGCTGGCGTTCTTTCTGGTGTTGCACTATGTCCTCACCTTCTTGTTGGCATTTAACGGCAGCATGGATGTGGCGGTCGAGCCCCGATTGACCTACTACGTCAACTTCGTCTTGATGTTGCCACTTGGGTTCGGGATCGCGTTTCAGTTGCCGTTGGTGATGTTGTTCCTGCAGCGTATCGGATTGTTCGAAACCGAGGCCTACGTACAGAGCTGGAAGGTCGCCGTGTTGGTTATCTTTGTGATGTCGATGTTGCTCACTCCGGCGGACGTCACCAGCATGGTCGCGTTGGCGGTGCCGTTGATGTTTTTGTACTTCCTGGGGATTTTGATGTGTAAATTCATCCCCCGTGGCCGTGGCTTGGGCAGTGCCGCGTACGATCCGGCGTAA
- a CDS encoding FkbM family methyltransferase has protein sequence MPSLVKDWAARASHRMQAKVGYRFLRTKRFGLDWLDDASRIARQGWHPSFTKLDVVFDVGANVGQTASKLVQRISPQAIYSFEPVESTFAQLQANTKSLTSVHCLNYGLSDVNANSSIHIYESSVYASTCDRTPVMSPENETYLRTETIKLKTLDKARAELGVEKIDLLKIDTEGADLRTIQGAQASLQSKAIGLIVFEFYRPSDATGASGTLFPVDEALVSHGYRLVAFYTDHVHPDRATGIYNALYMPEPQ, from the coding sequence ATGCCAAGTCTCGTCAAGGATTGGGCCGCCCGGGCAAGTCACCGCATGCAAGCCAAGGTTGGCTATCGATTCTTACGCACCAAGCGTTTCGGATTGGATTGGCTCGATGACGCGTCGCGGATTGCTCGCCAGGGTTGGCATCCCTCGTTTACCAAGTTGGATGTCGTGTTTGATGTCGGTGCCAACGTCGGCCAAACCGCGTCCAAGCTGGTCCAGCGAATCTCACCCCAAGCGATCTATTCGTTCGAGCCGGTCGAGTCGACGTTTGCCCAATTGCAAGCCAATACCAAGTCGTTGACGTCGGTGCATTGTCTGAATTACGGGCTCAGTGACGTCAACGCGAATAGCTCGATCCATATCTACGAATCAAGTGTGTACGCATCGACGTGTGACCGCACTCCGGTGATGTCGCCCGAGAACGAAACGTACTTGCGGACCGAGACGATCAAGCTAAAGACGCTCGACAAGGCGCGTGCCGAGCTCGGGGTCGAAAAAATTGATCTGCTGAAAATTGATACCGAAGGAGCAGATTTGCGAACGATCCAAGGTGCCCAGGCGTCGTTGCAAAGCAAGGCCATCGGTTTGATCGTCTTCGAATTCTATCGCCCCTCTGATGCAACCGGCGCCAGCGGGACGCTATTTCCCGTGGACGAGGCATTGGTGTCGCATGGATACCGCTTGGTTGCGTTTTACACCGACCACGTTCACCCCGATCGAGCCACCGGCATCTACAACGCACTCTATATGCCCGAACCACAGTAG
- a CDS encoding tRNA pseudouridine(13) synthase TruD, translating into MNPINPPRLHGEPLGMVRLKSRPEDFQVEERLGFEPSGDGEHCLIWVEKSERNTNDVATLFAKKLGIRKRLVSHCGMKDNHAITRQWFSLHLPGQASPSADDLADDGIRILSITRNLRKLHRGSHDGNRFLIRLRECDFSEAEVNQRWQQISDRGVPNYFGPQRFGRDGGNVDQARRFMSGEIEVRDRPLRGILISAARSFIFNACVARRVEQGNWDTPLRGEVFGFADNRSLVLPGNVRGDEAERVRQKQLELTSPLWGQGDLISENEVKRLEESVVQDYPEIIDGLASFNLQQERRVMRLRAVASQLNWEDSRTLVLQFDLAKGTYATTVLRELVDWH; encoded by the coding sequence ATGAACCCGATCAATCCTCCGCGACTGCATGGCGAACCGCTCGGGATGGTCCGCTTGAAGAGCCGTCCCGAGGATTTTCAGGTCGAAGAACGGCTGGGGTTCGAACCGTCCGGCGATGGCGAACACTGTCTGATTTGGGTCGAAAAGTCCGAGCGAAATACCAATGATGTGGCAACATTGTTTGCCAAAAAACTGGGGATTCGAAAACGCTTGGTCAGCCACTGTGGCATGAAAGACAACCACGCGATCACGCGGCAATGGTTTAGCCTCCACCTACCCGGCCAAGCCTCGCCGTCCGCTGACGACCTAGCGGACGATGGAATCCGCATCCTAAGCATCACTCGTAATCTGCGAAAACTGCACCGCGGATCGCACGACGGCAATCGATTTCTGATTCGGCTGCGAGAGTGTGATTTTTCCGAAGCCGAGGTGAACCAGCGATGGCAGCAGATTAGTGATCGCGGGGTGCCAAACTACTTCGGGCCTCAGCGATTCGGACGTGACGGCGGCAATGTCGATCAGGCTCGCCGTTTTATGTCGGGTGAAATCGAAGTTCGCGATCGTCCGCTGCGAGGCATCCTGATTTCGGCGGCTCGCAGTTTCATTTTTAATGCCTGTGTCGCTCGGCGTGTCGAGCAAGGCAATTGGGACACGCCGTTGCGGGGCGAGGTATTTGGTTTCGCCGACAACCGCAGCTTAGTGCTTCCTGGAAATGTCCGTGGGGACGAAGCCGAGCGAGTTCGTCAAAAACAACTCGAACTGACGTCGCCGCTGTGGGGTCAGGGCGATCTGATCTCTGAAAACGAAGTCAAGCGATTGGAAGAGAGTGTGGTTCAGGACTACCCTGAAATCATCGATGGACTTGCGTCGTTTAACTTACAACAAGAGCGCCGCGTCATGCGGTTGCGCGCGGTCGCGTCCCAGTTGAACTGGGAAGACAGCCGAACGCTTGTGCTGCAGTTTGACCTAGCCAAAGGCACTTATGCCACCACCGTGCTGCGTGAATTAGTGGATTGGCACTAA